In Candidatus Nanopelagicales bacterium, one genomic interval encodes:
- the rfbA gene encoding glucose-1-phosphate thymidylyltransferase RfbA, protein MRGIILAGGTGSRLWPLTRGVSKQLLPVYDKPMIHYPLATLIAAGLREVLVITTPEDQDAFKRLLNGGVELGMRIDYAVQSAPRGLAEAFLIGEDFLDGDRAALVLGDNLFHGYGLGRRLRDLTTEDGSHIFAYRVSNPQDYGVVEFSDDGTVISLEEKPARPKSSYAVPGLYFYDSDVVQIAKSIEPSARGELEITSVNEEYLRQGRLHVTVLPRGTAWLDTGTFRTLQDAGEFVRVLEDRTGTKVGCVEELAWRNGWIDDGQLRVLGDRLLASGYGRYLLSLLDG, encoded by the coding sequence ATGCGGGGGATCATCCTCGCCGGGGGTACGGGATCGCGGCTGTGGCCACTCACCCGCGGAGTGAGCAAGCAACTTCTGCCCGTCTACGACAAGCCGATGATCCACTATCCGCTCGCCACGCTGATCGCCGCAGGCCTGCGCGAGGTCCTCGTCATCACCACGCCGGAGGACCAGGACGCCTTCAAGCGACTGCTCAACGGCGGCGTCGAACTGGGCATGCGCATCGACTACGCCGTGCAGTCCGCGCCCCGGGGGCTGGCCGAGGCGTTCCTGATCGGTGAGGACTTCTTGGATGGCGACCGCGCGGCTCTTGTACTCGGGGACAACCTCTTCCACGGGTACGGACTCGGGCGGCGGCTACGGGATCTCACCACCGAGGACGGCAGCCACATCTTCGCCTACCGCGTCTCGAACCCCCAGGACTACGGCGTCGTCGAGTTCTCCGACGACGGCACCGTGATCTCCCTGGAGGAGAAGCCCGCGCGGCCAAAGTCCTCGTACGCCGTGCCCGGACTGTACTTCTACGACTCCGACGTGGTGCAGATCGCCAAATCGATCGAACCGAGCGCGCGGGGCGAGCTCGAGATCACCTCCGTCAACGAGGAGTACCTGCGGCAGGGCCGTCTGCACGTCACCGTGCTGCCGCGGGGGACCGCCTGGCTGGACACCGGGACGTTCCGCACACTCCAGGACGCCGGGGAGTTCGTCCGGGTCCTGGAGGACCGCACCGGGACCAAGGTGGGATGCGTGGAGGAACTCGCCTGGCGGAACGGCTGGATCGACGACGGCCAGCTACGAGTCCTGGGGGACCGGTTGCTCGCCAGCGGCTACGGGCGCTACCTGTTGTCCCTGCTCGACGGCTGA
- a CDS encoding glycosyltransferase family 2 protein yields MDLVPDVTVVVLAYGPEAGLRECLLSVLASRDVSVDLVVVDNGCTNPELAELRSLPGTRWIEPGRNTGFAGGCNLGASASSDHLVLLNSDAQVEPDAIRRLVEVIADPTVGLVTGLLLLEQEPDRVNAAGNPIHWSMVSWAGGYGDPRESHSQGRDSAGASGAFLALRKETWDLLGGFDEALFAYLEDAELSMRCWLAGLRVRYEPTAVAYHRYEFARNADKFYLIERNRLVNLLTIYERPTLAALAPGLVLLEAAMTFVAVRDGWFASKRAGWAWIWRNRGLIAERRRHNLLRRRRHDAALLVRLDDEIRPSPETGQRVPQALNAVLRAQGRLARRLLGAADSGE; encoded by the coding sequence GTGGATCTGGTCCCTGACGTCACCGTGGTCGTGCTGGCCTACGGCCCCGAGGCGGGACTGCGGGAGTGCCTGCTCAGCGTCCTCGCGTCGCGGGACGTCTCCGTCGACCTCGTGGTGGTCGACAACGGGTGCACCAACCCGGAACTGGCGGAGCTGAGATCGCTCCCGGGGACCCGCTGGATCGAGCCTGGCCGCAACACCGGGTTCGCCGGGGGGTGCAACCTCGGTGCCTCCGCCTCATCGGACCACCTGGTCCTCCTCAACTCCGACGCCCAGGTCGAGCCGGACGCGATCCGTCGGCTCGTCGAGGTCATCGCGGACCCGACCGTCGGCCTCGTCACCGGCCTGCTGCTGCTGGAGCAGGAGCCCGACCGGGTCAACGCCGCGGGCAACCCGATCCACTGGAGCATGGTGTCCTGGGCCGGCGGCTACGGCGATCCTCGCGAGAGCCACTCGCAGGGCCGTGACTCCGCCGGTGCCTCGGGGGCCTTCCTGGCGCTTCGGAAGGAGACCTGGGACCTCCTCGGTGGGTTCGACGAGGCCCTGTTCGCCTACCTCGAGGACGCCGAGCTGTCCATGCGGTGCTGGCTGGCCGGCCTGAGGGTGCGTTACGAACCGACCGCGGTGGCCTACCACCGGTACGAGTTCGCGCGGAACGCCGACAAGTTCTATCTGATCGAGCGGAACCGGCTGGTCAACCTGCTCACGATCTACGAGCGGCCCACGCTGGCTGCACTCGCGCCCGGCCTGGTCCTCCTCGAGGCCGCGATGACCTTCGTGGCGGTCCGCGACGGCTGGTTCGCGAGCAAGCGGGCGGGCTGGGCGTGGATCTGGCGCAACCGCGGACTGATCGCGGAGCGGCGGCGGCACAACCTGCTTCGGCGGCGACGGCACGACGCGGCGCTGCTGGTCCGGCTGGACGACGAGATCCGGCCGTCGCCCGAGACGGGCCAGCGCGTGCCGCAGGCCCTGAACGCGGTCCTGCGGGCCCAGGGGCGGCTGGCCCGTCGGCTGCTCGGTGCCGCCGACTCAGGTGAGTGA
- a CDS encoding DUF2142 domain-containing protein: MPVPLLNSAVSAWRRPPAWIAGLLVGLLLFAVGVGWALSSPQGSSPDDDFHLASIWCARGNSEGLCDLQGPGANPGERNAFVPQDVVRSPCFAMDATQSGICEAELGSEPTPARVNDGVYPGAFYSAMHAFVGDSVARSVLAMRLANLLLASLLVGAAIALARPLARRAAVLGWLGTLVPLGLFVIPSTNPSSWAVAGVGTYWVFLLRWCRGPRGGVRDVGRWIAGVLAVVSAALAVAGRGDAAVYLAVATAAVLLLSVPSWRALATWPMALPAAVVVLAAVMFLRTGQSGALSGIGAGTGRVGWGLLRDNLLDLPTFFAGVWGLGWGLGWLDTPVSGGAAGLAVALAGVLAGLGLAAWWWRKGLAILLLLASLVAVPLWVLQRGGNVVGENVQPRYLLPLVVVTAGVVLLAKDARGTSSWTLRTPVAILVVLLFSVAQLLALRDQMRRYTTGIDAVGSDLSGAEWWWESPVPPPSTWLVLGGLAGVAFAVVAVAVARGAEREAADTVGPDAEPSAVEQGQQVAPVAAGEQPVPQDS; this comes from the coding sequence ATGCCCGTCCCGCTCCTCAACAGCGCCGTGTCGGCGTGGCGCCGTCCTCCCGCCTGGATCGCCGGCCTGCTCGTGGGACTTCTGCTCTTCGCTGTGGGTGTCGGATGGGCGTTGAGTTCCCCCCAGGGCTCCAGCCCCGACGACGACTTCCACCTCGCCAGCATCTGGTGCGCCCGAGGGAACAGCGAAGGGCTGTGCGACCTGCAGGGCCCGGGGGCGAATCCGGGTGAGCGGAACGCCTTCGTGCCACAGGACGTCGTCCGATCGCCCTGCTTCGCCATGGACGCCACTCAGTCCGGCATCTGCGAGGCGGAGCTCGGCTCGGAGCCGACGCCAGCGCGCGTCAACGACGGCGTCTACCCGGGTGCCTTCTACAGCGCCATGCACGCCTTCGTCGGTGACTCCGTCGCCCGGTCGGTGCTGGCGATGCGCCTGGCCAACCTCCTGCTCGCCTCCCTCCTGGTGGGAGCCGCCATTGCGCTGGCACGGCCGTTGGCACGTCGCGCCGCGGTGCTCGGCTGGCTCGGGACCCTGGTGCCGCTCGGACTCTTCGTGATCCCCTCCACGAACCCCAGCTCCTGGGCAGTGGCGGGCGTGGGCACGTACTGGGTGTTCCTGCTGCGTTGGTGCCGCGGCCCGAGGGGTGGCGTACGCGACGTCGGGCGGTGGATCGCCGGGGTTCTGGCCGTCGTCTCGGCGGCGTTGGCCGTGGCCGGGCGTGGAGATGCTGCGGTCTACCTTGCGGTCGCGACTGCGGCGGTCCTCCTACTCTCCGTTCCGTCATGGCGGGCGCTCGCAACCTGGCCCATGGCCCTGCCGGCCGCGGTCGTGGTCCTCGCCGCCGTGATGTTCCTCCGGACCGGCCAGAGCGGTGCCCTGTCCGGGATCGGCGCGGGCACCGGTCGGGTCGGCTGGGGTTTGCTTCGGGACAACCTGCTGGACCTCCCCACCTTCTTCGCCGGGGTGTGGGGGCTGGGCTGGGGACTCGGCTGGCTCGACACGCCGGTCTCGGGTGGCGCCGCGGGACTCGCCGTTGCCCTCGCCGGAGTCCTGGCTGGGCTGGGGCTCGCGGCGTGGTGGTGGCGCAAGGGCCTGGCGATCCTCCTCCTCCTCGCGTCCCTCGTGGCCGTGCCGCTGTGGGTGCTGCAGAGGGGGGGCAACGTCGTCGGGGAGAACGTCCAGCCCCGCTACCTCCTGCCCCTCGTCGTGGTGACAGCGGGCGTCGTCCTGCTGGCCAAGGACGCCCGGGGCACGTCGTCATGGACGCTGCGCACTCCGGTCGCGATCCTGGTCGTGCTGCTCTTCTCGGTCGCACAGCTCCTCGCGCTGCGCGATCAGATGAGGAGATACACCACCGGAATCGATGCCGTCGGCTCGGACCTGTCCGGTGCCGAGTGGTGGTGGGAATCGCCCGTCCCGCCCCCCTCCACCTGGCTCGTCCTCGGCGGCCTCGCCGGCGTCGCCTTCGCGGTCGTGGCGGTGGCCGTCGCCCGTGGCGCTGAGCGGGAAGCCGCCGACACCGTCGGACCAGACGCAGAGCCGTCAGCCGTCGAGCAGGGACAACAGGTAGCGCCCGTAGCCGCTGGCGAGCAACCGGTCCCCCAGGACTCGTAG
- a CDS encoding glycoside hydrolase family 99-like domain-containing protein, giving the protein MSDAVPDSRLREDNEALRVRISQLEAALDSFRRQLDEVHRSTSWRVTAPLRAAVFHRRRVSRRVAQLRRGRRERLRVGQGPTAGLFPPALNPAKPGHDATVRLLTRQPSGAKAAPRLREAQPSDALLVVVHVHYPECWPDIAGRLVNLTEPFDLLVTLTDSAARLESEIIRDFPRATIELVPNRGRDIGPLVSLANRGLFSGYDAVLKVHSKRSPHRLDGDGWRLALLDGLLPDARAVDRVVKLFRADSGAGLVVPSGHLAGSEHWGSNQSLVEALASRIPLAFDPDRLRFPAGSMYWVRPWILERLADLGLEDEDFEVEGGQTDGTLAHAIERLIGLLCEGGGLDIVETRHVPSRLQKSGRPAPPAKRIAFYLPQYHPIPENDEWWGEGFTDWVNVEKARPLFTGHRQPHRPGPLGYYDLRDPAVLRRQAALARDMGIDGFCFYHYWFGGKRLLETPLDNLLADPSIDLPFALCWANESWTRRWDGLDHDTLIAQSYPDGWMDSFYEDAVRAWRDPRHIRAGGKPVFVVYRIGAIPDAPTALDYWNRRAKAEGLGGLHRLAVIPSRDFETLPADVVHQLDGLVRFPPGSGIKLQSIRSLAPDLDPAFTGDVFSYDAAVDSADLTTRSPEGLPVHLGVMPGWDNTARRGTAAYVFHSGNAVSYRRWLRRAEDATAAAGHDWPAIFINAWNEWAEGAHLEPGTVEIGSRASQTPSQQ; this is encoded by the coding sequence GTGAGTGATGCAGTCCCCGATTCGCGACTACGCGAAGACAATGAGGCCCTGAGGGTACGCATCTCCCAGCTTGAAGCGGCCCTTGATTCGTTTCGCAGGCAGTTGGACGAGGTCCACCGCTCTACGTCTTGGCGGGTTACTGCGCCGCTAAGGGCTGCTGTATTCCACCGACGGAGGGTCTCTCGGAGGGTTGCGCAGTTGCGGCGTGGCCGACGCGAGCGACTCCGCGTCGGCCAAGGGCCGACGGCGGGTCTCTTCCCACCCGCCCTCAACCCGGCCAAGCCAGGCCATGACGCGACCGTTCGGCTTCTGACCCGACAGCCATCGGGGGCCAAGGCCGCCCCCCGGCTGCGAGAGGCGCAACCGAGCGACGCCCTCCTCGTCGTCGTTCATGTGCACTACCCCGAGTGCTGGCCCGACATCGCGGGACGCCTGGTCAACCTGACGGAGCCGTTCGACCTTCTAGTCACGCTGACTGATAGCGCGGCGCGGCTTGAGTCGGAGATCATCCGTGACTTCCCACGGGCGACGATTGAGCTGGTTCCCAATCGAGGCCGCGACATTGGGCCGCTCGTGTCTCTGGCCAACCGTGGGCTCTTCAGCGGCTACGACGCTGTGTTGAAGGTTCACTCCAAGCGCTCCCCGCACCGCCTTGACGGGGATGGCTGGCGGCTGGCGCTGCTCGACGGGTTGCTCCCCGACGCCCGCGCGGTTGACCGCGTGGTGAAGCTGTTTCGCGCCGACTCCGGTGCAGGGCTTGTTGTTCCCAGTGGCCATCTTGCGGGATCGGAGCATTGGGGCAGCAACCAGTCTCTGGTGGAAGCACTCGCGTCCAGGATCCCGTTGGCGTTCGATCCTGACCGCCTGCGATTTCCGGCGGGATCGATGTACTGGGTGCGGCCGTGGATCCTTGAACGGCTGGCGGACCTGGGCCTGGAAGACGAGGACTTCGAAGTCGAAGGCGGCCAGACCGACGGGACGCTGGCGCATGCCATCGAAAGGCTGATCGGCCTTCTATGTGAGGGCGGCGGGCTGGACATCGTCGAGACGCGTCATGTGCCGTCGAGGCTCCAGAAGTCAGGGCGGCCCGCTCCCCCCGCGAAGAGGATCGCCTTCTACCTGCCGCAGTACCACCCGATTCCTGAGAACGACGAGTGGTGGGGTGAGGGGTTCACTGACTGGGTCAACGTCGAGAAGGCTCGGCCGCTCTTCACCGGGCACAGACAGCCGCACCGGCCAGGCCCTCTCGGGTACTACGACCTACGGGATCCCGCCGTACTCAGGCGCCAGGCCGCTCTCGCCCGGGACATGGGCATCGATGGGTTCTGTTTCTATCACTACTGGTTCGGTGGCAAGCGGCTCCTGGAGACCCCTCTGGACAACCTCCTCGCCGATCCGTCGATCGACCTTCCTTTCGCGCTGTGTTGGGCCAACGAGTCCTGGACCCGCCGGTGGGACGGACTCGACCACGACACCCTGATCGCCCAGTCCTACCCCGACGGCTGGATGGATTCGTTCTATGAGGATGCCGTCCGAGCGTGGCGGGACCCACGCCACATCCGCGCCGGCGGGAAGCCAGTCTTCGTCGTCTACCGGATCGGCGCGATCCCCGACGCCCCCACGGCCCTGGACTACTGGAACCGGCGAGCGAAGGCGGAGGGGCTGGGTGGCCTCCACCGGCTCGCAGTCATCCCGTCCCGCGACTTCGAGACCCTACCCGCGGACGTCGTCCACCAGCTCGACGGCCTGGTGCGGTTCCCACCGGGCTCCGGCATCAAGCTGCAGTCGATTCGCTCCCTCGCCCCGGACCTCGACCCGGCCTTCACCGGCGACGTCTTCTCCTACGACGCGGCCGTGGACAGTGCCGACCTCACCACCCGCTCCCCGGAGGGCCTGCCGGTCCACCTCGGGGTCATGCCCGGGTGGGACAACACGGCCCGCCGCGGCACCGCCGCCTACGTGTTTCACAGCGGGAATGCCGTGTCCTACCGGCGCTGGCTCCGGCGCGCTGAGGACGCGACTGCCGCCGCCGGCCACGACTGGCCGGCCATCTTCATCAATGCCTGGAACGAGTGGGCGGAAGGAGCGCATCTCGAGCCGGGGACGGTGGAGATCGGGAGCCGAGCGAGTCAGACACCATCGCAGCAATAG
- a CDS encoding glycosyltransferase family 2 protein, giving the protein MLDQSVVVVVPVFNEETVVGSVVTALRERFARVVCVDDGSSDASGDNARAAGGSVVRHPLNLGQGAALRTGMEFALTDPRTAVIVTFDADGQHDPDDAVRLVERLGNGDVDIVLGSRFLDDRTTMSRARRLVLRAAALQSRLVTGVRLTDAHNGLRAMTASTARTLDFRMSGMAHASEIVTIIGREHLRYTEVPVVVRYTDYSRSKGQPLVNSINIAFDLMLRRN; this is encoded by the coding sequence ATGCTCGACCAGTCGGTCGTGGTGGTGGTCCCCGTGTTCAACGAGGAGACCGTCGTCGGCTCCGTGGTGACGGCCCTGCGTGAGCGGTTCGCCCGCGTGGTGTGCGTCGACGACGGGTCCAGCGACGCCTCGGGTGACAACGCACGGGCGGCGGGCGGGAGCGTCGTCCGCCACCCGCTGAACCTGGGGCAGGGCGCGGCCCTTCGCACCGGCATGGAGTTTGCGCTCACCGATCCGCGTACGGCCGTGATCGTCACCTTCGACGCCGACGGCCAGCACGACCCCGACGACGCGGTCCGCCTGGTGGAGCGCCTGGGCAACGGCGACGTGGATATTGTCCTCGGATCCCGGTTCCTGGACGACCGCACCACGATGAGCCGGGCGCGCAGGCTGGTCCTGAGGGCTGCGGCCTTGCAGAGCCGGCTGGTGACGGGGGTCCGCTTGACGGATGCGCACAACGGGCTCCGTGCGATGACGGCGTCGACCGCCCGCACGCTGGACTTCCGGATGTCCGGCATGGCCCACGCCTCGGAGATCGTCACCATCATCGGCCGTGAGCATCTGCGCTACACGGAGGTGCCCGTCGTCGTCCGCTACACGGACTACTCGCGCAGCAAGGGCCAGCCCCTGGTCAACTCCATCAACATCGCCTTCGACCTGATGCTGCGCAGGAACTGA
- a CDS encoding rhamnan synthesis F family protein — translation MAHWDSQGVVSAADRGLIHAVSSCGFDVIVVTTADCRPGELSGLLGEGVIAAGSRDNIGFDFLSWSRGLDAWADLPRLRRLLLLNTSVYGPVRPFGRFLDRVFDGTTDVVGFTGSRELLPHAQSYALAFGPAAIGSSQFGDYWARVRPSRAKWGTILGHELRWQRDLTGPGLRAGVVVPAPPRPVNPLTLHWRDLVEHGFPFLKKSLFTVNYDDVDMTGWRDQVGIGHPVVEMIEHDLHRLGHPVP, via the coding sequence GTGGCGCACTGGGACTCGCAGGGCGTGGTGTCGGCAGCTGACCGGGGACTGATCCACGCCGTGAGCTCGTGCGGTTTCGACGTGATCGTGGTCACCACGGCGGACTGCCGGCCGGGGGAACTGTCCGGCCTCCTGGGCGAAGGGGTCATCGCAGCTGGGTCCCGGGACAACATCGGCTTCGACTTCCTCAGCTGGTCGCGGGGGCTTGACGCCTGGGCGGATCTCCCTCGGCTGCGCCGCCTCTTGCTGCTCAACACCAGCGTCTACGGCCCGGTGCGACCCTTCGGCCGGTTCCTTGACCGGGTGTTCGACGGGACCACGGACGTGGTCGGCTTCACCGGCTCTCGGGAGCTGCTGCCGCATGCGCAGAGCTACGCGCTGGCGTTCGGACCTGCCGCGATCGGGTCGAGTCAGTTCGGCGACTACTGGGCAAGGGTCAGGCCGTCACGGGCCAAGTGGGGCACGATCCTGGGCCACGAGCTTCGCTGGCAACGGGACCTGACCGGGCCCGGGCTGCGCGCTGGTGTGGTCGTGCCCGCGCCACCCCGGCCGGTCAACCCCCTCACGCTGCACTGGCGCGACCTGGTGGAACACGGCTTCCCGTTCCTGAAGAAGTCCCTCTTCACCGTGAACTACGACGACGTGGACATGACGGGATGGCGGGACCAGGTCGGGATCGGACATCCGGTGGTCGAGATGATCGAGCACGATCTGCACCGCCTCGGCCACCCCGTTCCGTAG
- a CDS encoding DUF2304 domain-containing protein, protein MGIRLLLLAGAGALAFVLLRGRGPRSSAFARVMLFLLLVGFVVAVISPELLTAAANAVGVGRGTDLLVYALTVAVLYLAITTYLKLRDVRDQVTVLARRIALDEAARAGEGPNGQTADGSES, encoded by the coding sequence GTGGGGATCCGGCTTCTTCTGCTGGCCGGCGCGGGTGCGCTGGCGTTCGTACTCCTCCGTGGCCGTGGTCCCCGCTCCAGCGCCTTCGCGCGGGTCATGCTCTTCCTGCTGCTCGTCGGCTTCGTGGTGGCGGTCATCAGCCCCGAGCTGTTGACGGCGGCGGCTAACGCCGTGGGGGTCGGCCGTGGCACGGACCTGCTCGTGTACGCCCTCACCGTGGCGGTGCTGTACCTGGCGATCACGACGTACTTGAAGCTCCGGGATGTCCGGGATCAGGTGACCGTGCTGGCGCGGCGGATCGCGCTCGATGAGGCGGCCCGCGCGGGGGAGGGCCCGAACGGGCAGACGGCGGACGGCTCCGAGTCCTAG
- a CDS encoding class I SAM-dependent methyltransferase: MSHAYDLSGVIAPATWCLDLAEVSDHGELTVGAWAVPADGRPVSLRVNGRAFEHEATALARPDLVPVFSLVADASHAGLWCRTPLTDDERDGSRTIKIELVDAETGEPLRAEQAMYVPVSSDEKWPLPDASRMLRVHGDDRSAGFALSGYSTYRKLDDVLRQVTGSGFQGRRQVLDWGCGSGRLLRYLGQVEGVEVTGVDVDGDNVGWCADHLPFARYQTIPLHPPTALPSSAYDVVIGISIFTHLKQDVQTEWLRELRRVATADGLLLITIHGPAVTAMTGDRELWDRVQRDGFADGWNPLFDDVLDEPDYYRNTFQTHEQVRRDWSRFFEIVDIVPACIGNFQDLVVMRPLPE; encoded by the coding sequence GTGTCGCATGCGTACGACCTGTCGGGGGTGATCGCTCCCGCGACCTGGTGCCTTGATCTGGCGGAGGTCTCCGACCACGGGGAGCTCACTGTCGGCGCTTGGGCGGTTCCCGCCGACGGCCGACCGGTGAGCCTTCGGGTCAATGGTCGGGCGTTCGAGCATGAGGCGACGGCGCTCGCCCGACCCGACCTGGTCCCGGTGTTCTCTCTGGTGGCGGATGCCTCGCACGCGGGCCTGTGGTGCCGGACCCCGCTGACTGACGACGAACGTGACGGATCGCGCACGATCAAGATCGAGCTCGTGGACGCCGAGACCGGCGAGCCGCTGCGCGCTGAGCAGGCGATGTACGTACCGGTCAGCTCCGACGAGAAGTGGCCCCTGCCCGATGCGTCAAGGATGCTCCGCGTCCACGGTGACGACCGTTCGGCCGGCTTCGCCCTCAGCGGCTACTCGACCTATCGCAAGCTGGACGACGTTCTCCGCCAGGTCACGGGATCGGGGTTCCAGGGCCGCCGGCAGGTCCTCGACTGGGGTTGTGGCTCCGGCCGCTTGCTGCGCTACCTCGGCCAGGTGGAGGGCGTCGAGGTGACCGGCGTGGACGTGGACGGCGACAACGTGGGTTGGTGCGCCGACCACCTTCCGTTCGCCCGCTACCAGACCATCCCGCTCCACCCCCCGACCGCGCTGCCGAGCAGCGCCTACGACGTGGTCATCGGGATCTCGATCTTCACCCACCTGAAGCAGGACGTGCAGACCGAGTGGCTGCGAGAGCTGAGGCGCGTGGCCACGGCCGACGGACTTCTGCTGATAACCATCCACGGGCCGGCGGTGACCGCGATGACCGGTGACCGCGAGCTCTGGGACCGAGTGCAGCGGGACGGCTTCGCCGACGGCTGGAACCCGCTGTTCGACGACGTCCTCGATGAGCCGGACTACTACCGCAACACGTTCCAGACCCATGAGCAGGTGCGGCGGGACTGGTCGCGATTCTTCGAGATCGTCGACATCGTGCCCGCATGCATCGGCAACTTCCAGGATCTGGTCGTCATGCGTCCGCTGCCGGAGTGA
- a CDS encoding glycosyltransferase yields the protein MPEPFVSVVTPVYRPNPEHLRAFVASVRDQTLQEWHLVLVDDGSGAAEVSAILSEADTDPRVTVVVRPVNGGIVAATNDGLAAATGDYVAFADQDDVLAPHALETMVTAARASPTAELLYSDEDKVDDHGEFSDEFRKPDYSPERLRGNMYMGHLLMARREAVVALGGMREGFDGSQDHDLALRLSERGAPVIHVPEVLYHWRRHAGSTAEVAGGKPEAVRAGVRAVQDHVDRLDLHASVSATDYPGFYRLDRHPKAGSMVSIVIPTRGGSGDAFDRRRCFVVEAVRSIEAHSYEVDYEYVIVADAPTRWVDVSYLDDLAGIAGQRLRVVEYRGDFNFSEKVNLGALHARGDLLCFLNDDVEVISPRWLDTLAAIAQQPDVGAVGCLLRFEDGTLQHAGHLYGKGEATHAYFESGDRTGYFGDLLLDRETIGVTAACLMQRRDVWWEVGGFTETLPVSFNDVDFCLKIQEAGYRVVTAASVELLHFESRTRSRRVRAWEPTRLRARWRHRLEHDPYSPYLSERIGT from the coding sequence GTGCCTGAGCCGTTCGTCAGTGTCGTCACCCCGGTCTACCGGCCGAATCCTGAGCATCTGCGCGCCTTCGTCGCGTCGGTGCGTGACCAGACCCTGCAGGAGTGGCACCTTGTCCTGGTCGACGATGGGTCCGGAGCGGCCGAGGTGTCCGCGATCCTGTCGGAGGCCGACACCGATCCACGCGTCACGGTGGTGGTCCGCCCGGTCAACGGCGGGATCGTGGCTGCGACCAACGACGGGCTCGCAGCAGCGACCGGTGACTACGTCGCGTTCGCCGATCAGGACGACGTCCTCGCGCCACATGCCCTGGAGACCATGGTCACGGCCGCCCGGGCGAGCCCGACGGCGGAGCTCCTCTACAGCGACGAGGACAAGGTAGACGACCACGGGGAGTTCTCCGACGAGTTCCGCAAGCCCGACTACTCGCCGGAACGCCTGCGGGGGAACATGTACATGGGGCACTTGCTCATGGCTAGGCGGGAGGCAGTAGTCGCCCTCGGCGGAATGCGGGAGGGCTTCGACGGCTCCCAGGACCACGACCTCGCGCTACGGCTGTCCGAACGCGGCGCGCCCGTGATCCACGTCCCGGAGGTCCTCTATCACTGGCGTCGGCACGCGGGTTCCACGGCCGAGGTCGCCGGGGGGAAGCCCGAGGCCGTCCGGGCCGGGGTGCGCGCGGTCCAGGACCACGTGGACCGGCTGGACCTGCACGCCTCGGTTTCTGCGACTGACTACCCAGGGTTCTACCGGCTGGATCGCCACCCGAAGGCCGGATCGATGGTCAGCATCGTCATCCCCACCCGGGGCGGGTCCGGGGATGCCTTCGACCGGCGACGGTGCTTCGTGGTCGAGGCCGTGCGGAGCATCGAGGCGCACTCGTACGAGGTCGACTATGAGTACGTAATCGTCGCTGACGCACCGACTCGGTGGGTGGACGTGTCCTACCTCGACGACCTAGCCGGGATCGCCGGCCAGCGGCTCCGCGTCGTCGAGTACCGGGGGGACTTCAACTTCTCCGAGAAGGTGAACCTCGGCGCTCTCCATGCCCGGGGCGACCTGCTCTGCTTCCTCAATGATGATGTCGAGGTCATCAGCCCGCGCTGGCTGGACACCCTGGCTGCGATCGCGCAGCAGCCCGATGTTGGGGCAGTGGGGTGTCTGCTGCGGTTCGAGGACGGCACCCTGCAGCATGCGGGTCACCTCTACGGCAAGGGAGAGGCGACACACGCCTACTTCGAGTCGGGTGACCGCACCGGCTACTTCGGTGACCTGCTGCTCGACCGCGAGACCATCGGCGTCACGGCGGCATGTCTGATGCAGCGCCGGGACGTGTGGTGGGAGGTCGGCGGGTTCACCGAGACCCTGCCGGTGAGCTTCAACGACGTGGACTTCTGCCTGAAGATCCAGGAAGCGGGCTACCGCGTCGTCACGGCCGCGTCGGTGGAACTGCTGCACTTCGAGAGCAGGACTCGGTCGCGACGCGTACGGGCGTGGGAACCCACTCGGCTGCGCGCCCGCTGGCGTCACCGCCTGGAGCACGACCCCTACTCCCCCTATCTCTCCGAGCGGATCGGAACCTGA